The Candidatus Eremiobacteraceae bacterium region GATCGATCTCGCCCGCGAGCGAATGGCGAATTGGGCCGCGGCCTATCCAGACCTGTTCGATTCGATCGCAGACATGAGCACTGCGCTGCTGCAGGCGATCCGCATGCCGTGGAGCGACAGCCCGACCGAGCGCTTGAAGTCCGCGTTCGCAGCGCACGTCTCACTCAGCCAGCGCGCGATTTGGGTGGACGCGTTCGGCTCCACGCTCTTGCTGCATGGTCTCGTCGAAGACGATGAGGAATGGCGGCACGCCGATATGCTCGCGCGCCAGATGTCGCCCGACGGATCCGTCCGCAATCTGCTGCAAGTCCGGCGCGCAGCGGAAACCGAATAGTGCGGGGTCTGCGGCTCCGCTACCGACGCGACATCGACTGCACGGGATTGGAATGCCACATCCGCTTAGCAGGCGAAGGCGAGACGTCGGATGCGGTAAACCCGGACGGCAGCGCCGTCGCGACGCCCGGTTTCAACTTTCAAAATTCGAGCTTCGAGCTGACCTGTGCGTCCGGTCACCAGACGATCGTCTATTTTCCAAAGGACGTGATGTTGCTCAAGAGCGTCGCCGACAGCGGAGATAAGACCGGTCCGCCAGCGGTCTTGCGGCACTAACCGCGGCTTCTTTTTGTTTGGGCACGTGGCGAAATTGGCAGACGCGCCGGATTTAGGTTCCGGTGGGGCGACCCGTGAAGGTTCGAGTCCTTTCGTGCCCAGCAGTCATGACGACGTCAATGCGAATGCGGGGGCGCCGGCGGTCCTATCTCTCGAACTCGCACGACGGTGATCCAGAGAAACGTCGAAAGAAAGATGACGCCGCCCACTATCAGCACCGTCGCGACTAGCGCGGTATCC contains the following coding sequences:
- a CDS encoding BON domain-containing protein — its product is MDRRGLGLLGAFALGAAAGVIASPPSARFALTVRVRERSAQLIDLARERMANWAAAYPDLFDSIADMSTALLQAIRMPWSDSPTERLKSAFAAHVSLSQRAIWVDAFGSTLLLHGLVEDDEEWRHADMLARQMSPDGSVRNLLQVRRAAETE